The genomic stretch CTGCCCGGAGCACAGCTGGATCCGGGCCCTGGCGGGACAGGTGGTCAGAGTCAGATGGAGCCCGGCAGAGGGTCAGCCCTCGAGGACCTGGGCGGGCAGTGTGAGCAGGCCGACTGGCCCCCAGGATGCCCGCCAGGGCGCAGGCGCTAGGGTTGCAGGGTTGTTCCCGCCTGAGAAAGGCCTTTGGGTGAGTTTCAGGTCATTGGCGTGGCCAGGGACCCCGCCCTGGTCCACTGCAAGGGGAGATGGCCTCAGCCGCCCACCGATCCCCCCGCAGTGCTTTGGAACATGGACGAGGGTCTGGTGGGCACTACCTCAGGGAGCAGCTGTCTTCCAGAATCTTCCCAAATGCTGCCAGACCCGCCACCAAGTGCATGTGGCTCTGCAGCCCGTGGCCCCGTGGCCGACGGTCGATCCTGTGGGGGCCGCAGGGACCTTGGCCATTCCTCAGGAGGCCAAGCTGCAGGCTGGGCACAGCTCCGTGTTGAGGGCTTGCCCTGCACGTGCTGGCCCGGGTTTTGACCCCCTGCACCCCAGAAACGAGGGGCGGgagggggagggacagggagggaggggacaggtCTGGCCCCAGGATGGCTGCAGGCTTTTGTTTCAAGCGCCACGAGGACCTAGCGATCAGAGGGCAGGATGAGGAGCCTGGCTCACGCTGAGGGCCCTGGGCTGCCCTCGGAGGCCGAGGATCTGGATCCGAGGGTCCACCTAGCAGCACAGGAGTCAGGTCCCGTTCACGCCCACTCGCCCCCGTCCCGCcccctccctccattcccctgTCTCATCCCCTGGACTTctgccccctccccgccccttgTGGtgtgtcagcatctgcatatcagagagaacatctggcctttggctttctgggattggcttatttcacttagcatggtcgTCTCCAGACccatccttttaccagcaaaaggcataaaatcattctttttttttgaggtgctgctgaggatcaaacccagtgcctcacgtgtgctaggcaagcgctccacccctgagccacaaacACAgcccataatttcattgttcttcatggctgagtaatattccatggtgtgtatgtgccacattttctttattcatctaagtcctttgggtatctgctgaggagtgggctagctgggtcaaagggtgactccactccaagttttctgcggcctctccatactgctttccagagtggctgcacccatCTGCAGCCCCAGCAGCGAGGGACAGTGCACCTCGCCCGTGTCCTTGCCAGCACTGTCCCTCCTGCTCCTGAGGACTGCCCTCCCGGCGGGGTGCGGTGAAATCCCGTGGGCttctcatttgtttctctaaTGGCTGGAGGCGTCCCGATGCTCTTTCTCGAGAGGTGGATGCTTGGTGCACAGGAACGCGGGCCATGGCCTGTGCTGCCCCTCCAGGACCCATCCAGGAGTCCCCTGCAAGACCAAGGGCTTCAGTGCCAGGCCTGGTGGGGCTCGCCTGTGTTCCCAGCAGCCGGGGAggctgaaggcaggaggatcacacgttcaaagccagcctcgggaatttagtgaggccctaagcaactcggcaagatcctgtctctaaataacaatatattaaaaatcgAGGGGcgtagtcagctttttcgctacTGTGACTCAGCGACCCGACCTGCAcagttatagaggaggaaaggtttatttggggctcatggtttcagaggtcttagtccatagaaggctggttccgtTCCTCGGGGTGCGAGGTGAGGCAGACCTCATGGCGGGcaagcgtggcagagggaagcagcacctccaactctccagatacaaaacgcACACCCCGTCTCCCCCGCCACACCCGCCACCTCATCGCCCACCGGGACCGACCCGCCGGCTGGGTCCAGACCCTCACAACCCGTCATTGCCCTCTGAACCTGCCAGTCTCCCGGGCGAGCCccggggacacctcacatcctaAGCGCGGCAGGGGGAGCGGCTCCGTGGTTGAGCGGCCCTGGGCGCACTCCCCATGCCCCCAAGAAGACGGAGCTCCTGGCAGAGTCAGATAAAGCTTTTAATATTTAGAAGTCTGGGCACTCAGTGCGGTCGGTGCCGGCTCTCCGCCAAGGGACAGCTGGCAGCTGGTGGCGTCCGCGGGCGTGCTGGTGATGATGATGGGCACCTTCGCCTTGACGCTGGCCAGAGACCAGGGCAGGTGCACGGTGACGGCCAGCTCGTAGCGCGTCCTCACGATCTGGTCGTCCAGCAGGCTGGTGCTCACGGACAGCACGAGCGGCAGGCTGAGGGTGCTGACCACCTTGGTGCTGCTGAAGGCGGCGATCTGGGTGTTGGCCTCCTGGCGGAGCAGCTCGCTGCTGTCCCCTCGCCAGCGGCGCTCGGCCGTGGGCGTGAAGCCCTCGTACCGCATGTGGGCGTAGAGGGCGAAGACCACCGTGCGGATGCACTTGCCGGTCTGGTTGTGGATCTCCGAGGTGAGCACCACCTTCTCCCCGGGTGTGAAGGTGTTCCTGTCCATCTGGATCTGCAGGCACACGCGGCCCTGCCTGCAGCAGTTGTAGGACACCTTCTTCTCAGCCTGCACGAACAGCGGGTCCTGCAGGGGGAAGGGCGTGACCGGTGAGGGGCCGTGGCGGGTGGACCCGCTTGCCCAACCCCGTCCCATCCCAGGGCTCCTCGGCGGTTCAGGGCTTTGCACCCAAAAGCCTGCTGTTGCCTCCCAGCTTTCTTTAACCCAGGCTCTTTACTGGTCTGAATATCAATGGCCTTATCAGCACAACACCCTCCCATCCTtattttgctgtgtgaccttggataag from Sciurus carolinensis chromosome 17, mSciCar1.2, whole genome shotgun sequence encodes the following:
- the Arrdc5 gene encoding arrestin domain-containing protein 5 — encoded protein: MSMVKSIDLVLPKDAIYLAGSSIKGQVILTLNSTLVDPIVKVELVGRGYVEWNEEIGASRDYSREVICNNKADYVHKTKTFPVEDNWLSAGSHTFDFHFNLPPRLPSTFSSKTGHISYFIQATCMGREHLLAKRRTYLLIQGTSDFPPEQSFQDPLFVQAEKKVSYNCCRQGRVCLQIQMDRNTFTPGEKVVLTSEIHNQTGKCIRTVVFALYAHMRYEGFTPTAERRWRGDSSELLRQEANTQIAAFSSTKVVSTLSLPLVLSVSTSLLDDQIVRTRYELAVTVHLPWSLASVKAKVPIIITSTPADATSCQLSLGGEPVDPRIQILGLRGQPRALSGVKTRASTCRASPQHGAVPSLQLGLLRNGQGPCGPHRIDRRPRGHGLQSHMHLVAGLAAFGKILEDSCSLRREQPCNPSACALAGILGASRPAHTARPGPRGLTLCRAPSDSDHLSRQGPDPAVLRAGAPPCALCGLDMDNRAQPADLAWGELSLHPFRFLMPQPLQ